The following coding sequences lie in one Apus apus isolate bApuApu2 chromosome 16, bApuApu2.pri.cur, whole genome shotgun sequence genomic window:
- the DDT gene encoding D-dopachrome decarboxylase has product MPFVELETSLPAGRLPPGLAQGLCAAAADILGKPAERVNVTVRSGLPMVVSGSAEPCAQLHVSSIGVVGTAEQNQRHSARFFDFLTAQLGLGPERIVIRFYPLEPWQIGKNRTVMTFL; this is encoded by the exons ATGCCGTTCGTGGAGCTGGAGACCAGCCTGCCGGCCGGCCGGCTGCCCCCGGGGCTGGCCCAGGGCCTGTGCGCCGCTGCCGCCGACATCTTGGGCAAACCGGCGGAG CGGGTGAACGTGACGGTGCGGAGCGGGCTGCCCATGGTGGTGTCGGGCTCGGCCGAGCCCTGTGCCCAGCTTCACGTCTCCTCCATCGGCGTGGTGGGCACGGCGGAGCAGAACCAGCGGCACAGCGCCCGCTTCTTCGACTTCCTGACGGCGCAGCTTGGCCTCGGCCCCGAGCG GATTGTCATCCGCTTTTACCCGCTGGAGCCTTGGCAGATTGGCAAGAACAGAACAGTCATGACGTTCCTGTGA
- the CCDC157 gene encoding coiled-coil domain-containing protein 157 has product MAHLLGHPGCMESLRADLRDLQAAITDVSSRAGAVRFPSWKFPDKVSCELDLAMLLERYRYTENDPEFTQHSHVVLLELVTDR; this is encoded by the coding sequence ATGGCGCACCTCCTGGGCCACCCCGGCTGCATGGAGAGCCTGCGGGCCGACCTGAGGGACCTGCAGGCCGCCATCACCGACGTCTCCTCACGGGCTGGAGCCGTGCGTTTTCCCTCCTGGAAGTTCCCTGATAAAGTGTCCTGTGAGCTGGACCTGGCGATGCTGCTGGAGCGGTACCGATACACCGAGAACGACCCCGAATTCACCCAGCACTCCCAcgtggtgctgctggagctggtgacTGACAGGTGA
- the LOC127391481 gene encoding coiled-coil domain-containing protein 157-like, with product MAKSSSSVATQTAGWSRGPCDSCSSAQASLREVGRAITSICQSQNIPSALSKFQETVEESMGRRTLSATDMSYWASEQSKDLSRISKYLQMLLQQVNPLKAQLEESEGQKDELRKQVEDFSQLLQVEKETQAQQKEEAEQRLEAKNKEHLEAVARLERDKDDLRRGAALLEERLSALTDELAAKRGAVQELEVTKTTLLEEMRTKMVAKSQMLELEEKVQLLIGQQKSMGEELSATTIQLDKEKAKVKSVLRHQESLQAKQRALLQQLDSLDQEREELQDRLEEAKEDKARLEQQLEESRERSGQQLREQQELLDMLQKEKLSLERSASELQDNISKLEKQAQELKEREKLLVFFPELHIPIEAQFESTGSWTEDMEKQIQANSIRMGVLEQENLRLWAALAKVKAAAEQGVLELIPLTQPWSELNTQSSGDTGGLATGSSRGSQASAGTQGQAGQPGQQRPGAEPPGTGRPRLRLPARRLQLSVPGTRGRGRTRPPWSQLSSAHRKEGPRDEGRKAALDKQPLSYPTGPAHV from the exons ATGGCCAAAAGCAGCTCCAGTGTTGCCACACAGACTGCTGGGTGGTCTCGTGGACCCTGTgacagctgcagcagtgcccaggcCAGCCTACGTGAGGTGGGCAGAGCCATCACCAGCATCTGCCAGAGCCAGAACATCCCCTCGGCTCTCAGCAAGTTCCAGGAGACAGTGGAGGAAAGCATGGGGAGAAGGACCCTCTCTGCCACGGACATGAGCTACTGGGCCTCAGAGCAGAGCAAGGACCTCTCCCGGATCAGTAAATACctccagatgctgctgcagcaggtcaaCCCTCTGAAGGCTCAGCTGGAAGAGTCGGAGGGGCAGAAGGATGAGCTGCGGAAACAGGTTGAAGACTTTTCCCAGTTGCTTCAGGTGGAGAAGGAGACCCAAGCACAGCAGaaggaggaggctgagcagcGCCTGGAAGCCAAGAACAAGGAGCATTTAGAGGCTGTagccaggctggagagggacaaGGACGACCTGCGGAGAG gagctgctctgctggaagaGCGACTCTCTGCCTTGACAGACGAGCTGGCTGCAAAGCgaggagctgtgcaggagctgg AGGTGACCAAGACAACCTTGCTGGAGGAGATGAGGACCAAGATGGTGGCAAAGAGCCAgatgctggagctggaggagaaggtgcAGCTGCTCATCGGCCAGCAGAAGAGCATGGGTGAGGAGCTGAGTGCCACCACCATCCAGCTGGACAAGGAGAAGGCCAAGGTGAAGAGCGTGCTGAGGCATCAGGAG TCCCTGCAGGCCAAGCAGagggccctgctgcagcagctcgATAGCCTGGACCAGGAGcgtgaggagctgcaggacaggctggaagaggcCAAGGAGGacaaggccaggctggagcagcagctggaggagagccGGGAGCGCAGCGGGCAGCAGCTCCGGGAGCAGCAG gagctgctggacatgctgcagaaggagaagctgagccTGGAGCGATCTGCCTCGGAGCTGCAGGACAACATCTCCAAGCTGGAGAAGCAGGCGCAGGAGctgaaagagagggagaagctCCTGGTGTTCTTCCCCGAGCTCCACATCCCCATCGAGGCACAGTTTGAGA GCACTGGGAGCTGGACTGAGGACATGGAGAAGCAGATCCAAGCCAACAGCATCCGGATGGgcgtgctggagcaggagaaccTGCGGCTCTGGGCCGCTCTGGCCAAGGtgaaggcagctgctgagcagggtgtgctggag ctcATCCCACTGACCCAGCCGTGGTCTGAGCTCAACACCCAGAGCAGTGGGGATACTGGTGGGCTGGCCACAGG GAGCAGCCGAGGCAGCCAGGCCAGTGcggggacacagggacaggcaggccAGCCCGGGCAGCAGCGCCCCGGGGCTGAGCCCCCCGGCACGGGCAGACCCCGCCTCAGGCTGCCGGCGCGGCGGCTGCAGCTCAGCGTCCCCGGGACAAGGGGGCGCGGCAGGACCCGGCCCCCCTGGAGCCAGCTCAGCAGCGCCCACCGCAAGGAAGGGCCGCGAGATGaaggcagaaaggcagcctTGGACAAGCAGCCCCTGTCCTACCCCACGGGGCCTGCTCATGTCTAg
- the LOC127391247 gene encoding glutathione S-transferase theta-1 isoform X2 translates to MGLELYLDLLSQPCRSIYIFARSNNIPFEFKHVELFKGPSNSEGAGKVSLLKKVPALKDGDFTLAECTAILLYLTRKYNTPDHWYPSDIQKRAQVDEYLSWHHANIRANAPKTMWIKVLIPLFTGQPLPSEKLQEVMEGLSTSLKQFEERFLQDKAFIVGSEISLADLVAIVELMQPVGVGCDIFEDRPRLREWRRRVEDAVGKELFFQAHEMILNIKELSNIQIDPQLKEQLAPVLMKMMK, encoded by the exons atggggctggagCTCTACCTGGACCTGCTCTCGCAACCCTGCCGCTCCATCTACATCTTCGCCCGCAGTAACAACATCCCCTTCGAGTTCAAGCACGTGGAGCTCTTCAAAG GGCCATCAAATAGTGAAGGAGCTGGCAAAGTCAGCCTGCTGAAGAAAGTACCAGCACTAAAGGATGGAGACTTCACCTTAGCAGAATG CACTGCCATTCTGCTGTACCTGACTCGAAAGTACAACACTCCCGACCACTGGTACCCATCAGACATCCAAAAACGGGCCCAGGTAGATGAGTACCTCTCATGGCACCATGCTAACATCAGGGCTAATGCTCCCAAGACCATGTGGATCAAG GTGCTGATTCCCCTCTTCACAGGGCAGCCTCTTCCCTCCGAGAAGCTCCAGGAGGTTATGGAAGGGCTGTCCACTTCCCTGAAGCAATTTGAGGAGAGGTTTCTGCAGGACAAGGCTTTTATCGTTGGGAGCGAGATCTCCCTGGCCGACCTTGTGGCCATTGTGGAGCTGATGCAA CCTGTTGGAGTTGGTTGTGACATCTTTGAAGACAGGCCCAGGCTGAGGGAGTGGCGCAGGCGGgtggaggatgctgtggggaaAGAGCTTTTCTTCCAAGCTCATGAGATGATCCTCAATATCAAAGAACTGAGCAACATTCAAATTGATCCACAGCTGAAAGAGCAACTGGCACCTGTGttgatgaagatgatgaaatgA
- the LOC127391247 gene encoding glutathione S-transferase theta-1 isoform X1, which produces MGLELYLDLLSQPCRSIYIFARSNNIPFEFKHVELFKDSVLGKKPAAGSGGEQPGAGPSNSEGAGKVSLLKKVPALKDGDFTLAECTAILLYLTRKYNTPDHWYPSDIQKRAQVDEYLSWHHANIRANAPKTMWIKVLIPLFTGQPLPSEKLQEVMEGLSTSLKQFEERFLQDKAFIVGSEISLADLVAIVELMQPVGVGCDIFEDRPRLREWRRRVEDAVGKELFFQAHEMILNIKELSNIQIDPQLKEQLAPVLMKMMK; this is translated from the exons atggggctggagCTCTACCTGGACCTGCTCTCGCAACCCTGCCGCTCCATCTACATCTTCGCCCGCAGTAACAACATCCCCTTCGAGTTCAAGCACGTGGAGCTCTTCAAAG ACTCGGTGCTCGGGAAGAAgccggcggcggggagcggcggggagcAGCCCGGGGCag GGCCATCAAATAGTGAAGGAGCTGGCAAAGTCAGCCTGCTGAAGAAAGTACCAGCACTAAAGGATGGAGACTTCACCTTAGCAGAATG CACTGCCATTCTGCTGTACCTGACTCGAAAGTACAACACTCCCGACCACTGGTACCCATCAGACATCCAAAAACGGGCCCAGGTAGATGAGTACCTCTCATGGCACCATGCTAACATCAGGGCTAATGCTCCCAAGACCATGTGGATCAAG GTGCTGATTCCCCTCTTCACAGGGCAGCCTCTTCCCTCCGAGAAGCTCCAGGAGGTTATGGAAGGGCTGTCCACTTCCCTGAAGCAATTTGAGGAGAGGTTTCTGCAGGACAAGGCTTTTATCGTTGGGAGCGAGATCTCCCTGGCCGACCTTGTGGCCATTGTGGAGCTGATGCAA CCTGTTGGAGTTGGTTGTGACATCTTTGAAGACAGGCCCAGGCTGAGGGAGTGGCGCAGGCGGgtggaggatgctgtggggaaAGAGCTTTTCTTCCAAGCTCATGAGATGATCCTCAATATCAAAGAACTGAGCAACATTCAAATTGATCCACAGCTGAAAGAGCAACTGGCACCTGTGttgatgaagatgatgaaatgA